The segment CCCGAAATATTACGCCCGTTCGTTTCGAGTGAAGCGGAGCGAAACCTCAGGGTCTACAAATCAGGCCCAGGAACCCAGGCCGCTGCGGCTGCGGGACTTTTGTCACGTGGGCGAAGTGTTGTCATGGTCGTTCCCGGTGCTCGTGAATTGCACCAGACCAAGGCTCTGCTGGAACTCATGACCCCGGGCGGAGGCAAAGCCTTTCCCGAAAATCCCTGGACAATGCTGCCGCCGTATCCGGCGCAGTCGGCAGATCCTGGACGCTGGGCCGGTCGCTGGGCCGGGCTCTACGGACTGGCCCGTGGCTCTGGCGCGCGCGGAGTATTGTTGTCCGTTGATAATCTGCTGCCCAAGTGGCCACCTGTAGATGTTCTGGACCATCATCACCTGATACTGTCCAAGGGTGAGGAACTGCTGCTGGACGACCTGCTCGAGCAATTTGCGTTGTGGGGATACGAGCGGGTCACCCGGGTGAGTCGCCCTGGTGAGATCGCCATGCGTGGCGATATTTTGGATCTGTATGCGCCAGGATACGACAACCCGCTGCGGTTTGAATTTTTTGGAGACAGCCTTGAAGACATCAGGCTGTTCGACGCGACGACACAGCGCTCCCGCACCGATATCCAGCAAGCGGTCATCCTGCCATGCGCGCCTGCCCTCCTGACTCCGCCCTTAGTGGAAGCGGCGCAGGCCAAGTGGAAACGTTTGAAGGGGATCGGTGAACTTTCAGGGCAGGCCTGCGAAGAGCTTGAACGCCGGGTTGAGTCCACCAACGGCATGACCCGTCCAGGATTGTTTTATGAGAATCCGACTGCGTTGAGCCAGTGGCTCCCGCGTGACGCCGTGTGGCTGCTGTGTGGTGCAGGGACCATTCGAACTCGCCTGGACGAAACCGAATGGGCCTGGACCGGGCGTCTGGATGAAGAGGCCGATCAACATGGCTGGCGTCCGCCTCGCGCTCAGCTGTTGGAAACTGGCGAACGGGCCCGGCAGTCCTGGATGGATCGTGCACAGATCCATTTTGAGGACCTGACCATCGGCGACAAGAAGGATGGAGCCGAATTGCCGGAGAAGGCAATCCATTCCTTTGATGATCTGTTCTGGAAGCCGGAAGAGCGCAATCGGCCTTGGCATGCGCTTTTGGACTCCTTGCGCAAGTGGACGCGAGAGAGACCGCAGACGATCCTGAGTTTTCGTAATGAGGCTTCGCGCCGCAAGTTCATGAAGCTGGCTGCTCAGGACGACGTTGTTCCTGCGATGGAGTACGCACCCGATCGTAAGGGGCTGTTTGCTCTGATTTCCCCCATGCGCAAAGGGTTGGAGCTTTCCTGGAGCCATGTGCTGGTACTGTCGGAAGACGTATTGCAGCCCACTCCGCGTGGTGCGCGGCTACCCGGTTCGGATAAAAAATTCAAGGGCATGTCCAGCCACGAAGACCTGAGCGTTGGCGATCTGCTGGTGCATCGGGACTGGGGACTGTCAAGATTCGAAGGGCTGCATCGACTTGAGCTTGGCGGAGTTTCCAACGACTACCTGCTGCTGATCTATTCAGGGGAGGACAAACTCTATTTGCCTGTGGACCGCCTGGATGTTGTGCAGCGATTCAAGGGCCCGGAAGGAACGACACCGGTCCTGGACAAGATGGGTGGTGCGGCCTGGACACGAGCCAAGTCCAGAGCCCGCAAGGCTGTGGAGAAAATCGCCCAGGGACTGGTTGAGATGTATGCCTATCGTCAGGTGGTGAAGGGGCATGCCTATGCTCCCGGTGGTGACGAATACGCCGAATTCGAGGCCTCTTTTGGCTTTGAAGAAACCCCAGACCAGGAAGCTGCGATTCGTGACGTGATGGCCGATATGGACAAGCCAGCCCCTATGGACAGACTGGTTTGTGGCGATGTCGGTTTCGGCAAGACCGAGGTTGCCATGCGGGCCGCTTTTCGTGCTGCCATGGGGGGGCATCAGGTGGCCCTTCTCTGTCCCACAACGGTACTGGCCGAGCAGCATTATCAGAATTTCAGGAGGCGCATGGAGGGATTTCCTCTTCAGGTGGCCATGCTCAGCCGTTTTGTCACGCGCAATAGTCAGAAATTGACCCTTGAAGCCGCAGCCAGGGGGCAGGTGGATGTCCTGATTGGGACCCACCGCATGTTATCCAAGGACGTCAATCTCCCCAACCTGGGATTATTGATTCTGGACGAGGAGCAACGCTTCGGGGTGCGACACAAGGAGCGCATCAAGGAACTACGCAAGAATATTGATGTTCTGACTCTGACTGCCACTCCCATTCCACGCACCTTGCAGTTGTCATTGGCCGGAATCCGAGGGCTGTCGGTCATGGAAACACCGCCTCTGGACCGCAAGCCTGTGCGCACTTCAATTTTGGAGCGGGAAAAGAAACCACTTGGGGCCATGCTGGCGCGTGAACTGGAACGTGATGGACAGGTTTTCTGGGTCCACAACCGGGTCAAGAGTTTACCTCGGGTCGTTGAATACGTGCAGGAATTGGCGCCCGGTGCCCGTATCGGCCTGGCTCATGGTCAGATGAAGGAGCGTGAGCTGGAGGAGACCATCCATCAGTTCTGGCATGGGGAATTGGATATTCTGGTTTGTACGGCCATTATCGAATCCGGGTTGGATTTTCCTCGGGCCAATACCCTGATCGTCGACCAGGCCCAAATGTTCGGTTTGGGGCAGCTGTA is part of the Desulfovibrio ferrophilus genome and harbors:
- the mfd gene encoding transcription-repair coupling factor — protein: MVVPGARELHQTKALLELMTPGGGKAFPENPWTMLPPYPAQSADPGRWAGRWAGLYGLARGSGARGVLLSVDNLLPKWPPVDVLDHHHLILSKGEELLLDDLLEQFALWGYERVTRVSRPGEIAMRGDILDLYAPGYDNPLRFEFFGDSLEDIRLFDATTQRSRTDIQQAVILPCAPALLTPPLVEAAQAKWKRLKGIGELSGQACEELERRVESTNGMTRPGLFYENPTALSQWLPRDAVWLLCGAGTIRTRLDETEWAWTGRLDEEADQHGWRPPRAQLLETGERARQSWMDRAQIHFEDLTIGDKKDGAELPEKAIHSFDDLFWKPEERNRPWHALLDSLRKWTRERPQTILSFRNEASRRKFMKLAAQDDVVPAMEYAPDRKGLFALISPMRKGLELSWSHVLVLSEDVLQPTPRGARLPGSDKKFKGMSSHEDLSVGDLLVHRDWGLSRFEGLHRLELGGVSNDYLLLIYSGEDKLYLPVDRLDVVQRFKGPEGTTPVLDKMGGAAWTRAKSRARKAVEKIAQGLVEMYAYRQVVKGHAYAPGGDEYAEFEASFGFEETPDQEAAIRDVMADMDKPAPMDRLVCGDVGFGKTEVAMRAAFRAAMGGHQVALLCPTTVLAEQHYQNFRRRMEGFPLQVAMLSRFVTRNSQKLTLEAAARGQVDVLIGTHRMLSKDVNLPNLGLLILDEEQRFGVRHKERIKELRKNIDVLTLTATPIPRTLQLSLAGIRGLSVMETPPLDRKPVRTSILEREKKPLGAMLARELERDGQVFWVHNRVKSLPRVVEYVQELAPGARIGLAHGQMKERELEETIHQFWHGELDILVCTAIIESGLDFPRANTLIVDQAQMFGLGQLYQLRGRVGRSSRQAYACFVIPSLDGLPELSRKRLQVILDMDYLGAGFKVAMEDLRLRGAGNILGEAQSGTVAKVGLDLYLEMLEEEVRRIRGEDLVQETSPELNFMFEAHIPEEYIPDTQERLRYYKALSSAADPAALEELTSEVRDQFGVLPVPLERFLAVLRFKRLLGRLQVAKADVSPVRAVLTWAEGATVVTSDRIVAFVQENGHEARLLPPGRLEIRVQTDGSVRQGLSTLEKALTALLPGATTPGNDKLPQ